The Arthrobacter oryzae DNA window CACCGAACTCGTCAAGGACACCTTGGACATTACCCCGGAGGGAACCATCGCCGTTGAAGGCCGCAGTTCCAAGACGAGCGTGCCGGGTGTTTTTGCGGCAGGCGACGTTGTAGACCCCACCTACCGCCAGGCCATCACTGCCTCCGGCTCGGGTTGCGTTGCAGCCATCGACGTCGAGCACTACCTCGCAGACTTCCACGCCTAACAGCGCACTATTGATCCGAAGGGAAACAACAAGGTAATGAGCAACGCAAAAGACGTAACGGACGCAAGTTTCAGCACGGATGTACTCTCGGCCGACAAGCCGGTCATCGTGGACTTCTGGGCTGAATGGTGCGGCCCGTGCCGCAAACTCGGTCCCATCCTGGATGAGATTTCGGTCGAATACAGCGAGAAGGTCGACGTGGTCAAGGTGAACGT harbors:
- the trxA gene encoding thioredoxin encodes the protein MSNAKDVTDASFSTDVLSADKPVIVDFWAEWCGPCRKLGPILDEISVEYSEKVDVVKVNVDDNPAIAAEYGITSIPAVYLFQDGEVKNTVIGAKPKQFFEKEFADVLS